DNA from Aliarcobacter butzleri:
GAAGAATCACCTGCTATTTTATTAAATGATGAAACAAGAGCTAAACTTCATGAAGTTGCTGTTAAAGCTACAAAATACTTAAAATATGAAGGTGCTGGAACTTTTGAGTTTTTAGCAGATGATAAACAAAATATCTATTTTATGGAAATGAATACAAGACTTCAAGTTGAGCATCCAGTTTCAGAAATGGTATCAGGAATAGATATTATTGAGCTTATGATTAAAGTGGCTGAAGGTGAAAAAGTACCACCGCAAGAATCAATTAAATTTAGAGGACATGCTATAGAGTGTAGAATTACAGCAGAAAATCCAAATACATTTTTACCTTGTCCTGGAAGAATTACACAATGGATGGTACCAGGTGGAAGAAATGTAAGAGTTGATTCTCATATTTACACAGGTTATGTTGTACCACCTTATTATGATTCGATGATTGGAAAATTAATCGTTTGGGGAAGAGATAGAAATAAAGCTATTAATATTATGAAAAGAGCTTTAGCAGAATTTGAAGTAGAAGGAATAAAAACAACAATTCCTTTCCATAAAAAAATGATGGAGAATAAAGATTTTATTTCAAACAACTATGATACTAAATACCTTGAAAACTACAAAGGTTTAGATGACTTATAAGAATTAGAGCACTGCTCTTTTTCTTAAAGCAAAGCTTAATATAAACTTAGATATAATCCTCAAAATTATACACATTTATATGCCCATTTTATTTTGGTAGTTTACCAAAAATTTAGACTAGCTTACTTGCATGATTCAAATTAGATTTTAATTGTACATTTATGGGAAGAGGTATCTTAAGATATAAGAGTGTATATTTTAAATATATACTAAGGTAAAAAATGACTTTTAACGATTTTAATTTTAAAGAATTATTGCAAAAAGCAATAGATGAAGCGGGATTTAAAGAACCAAGTCCTATTCAAGAACAAGCTATTCCATATATTTTAGATGGAAGAGATATTGTTGGACAAGCGCATACAGGTACAGGAAAAACAGCAGCTTTTGGACTTCCGATTTTAAATAAAATAAAAGCAAAAAGTGGTGTAGAAGCAGTTGTTATTGTTCCTACAAGAGAATTAGCTATGCAAGTTTCAGATGAACTTTATAGATTTGGTAAGTTTCTAGGTATAAACACAGCTACTGTTTACGGTGGACAAGCTTATGCTAGACAAATAAAACTAATTGAAAATTCAAGTGTTATTGTGGCAACTCCAGGAAGATTTCTTGATTTATTAAGAGGTGACAAAATCTCTATAAAACCAAAATTTGTTATTCTTGATGAAGCAGATGAAATGCTTGATATGGGATTTTTAGATGATATAAAAGAGATTTTTACTTTCTTACCAGAAAATAGACAAACTTTATTATTCTCTGCAACAATGCCAACTGCTATTAAAAACTTAGCAAAAACAATTCTAAAAGAGCCAGAATTTGTTACTTTAACAAAATCTGATGTAACTAACTCAAAAATCACTCAAACTTTTTATGTTGTTGATGAAAAAGAGAGAGATGATGCTTTAATTAGATTATTTGATTTTAAAAACCCAAAAAAATCAATAATCTTTTGTAGAACAAAAAAAGATGTTGATAGATTATCAACTTTTTTAGTTTCTCAAGGTTTTATGGCAAAAGCACTTCATGGTGATATGGAACAAAAACAAAGAGAAGAAGCAATAAGAGCTTTTAAATCTTCAAAATTAGAGATTTTAATAGCAACAGATGTTGCTGCTCGTGGTCTTGATGTAAATGATGTAACGCATGTATTTAACTACCATTTACCATTTGATTCTGAGTCATATGTTCATAGAATTGGAAGAACTGGAAGAGCAGGAAAAGAAGGTATGGCAATTTCTATTGTAACACCTCATGAATTTAGAATGTTACAAAAAATAGAAAAATCAATAGGAACAAAACTAGAATCTAAAGTTGTACCAAATATTGGTTTAGTTAAAAAGAAAAAGTTTGCAGAGTTAAAACAACAGGTTTTAGAGCAAGAAATAAAAGATTATGCACTAGAATTAGTTGAAGAGTTAAAAGAAGAGTTTGATGTTTCAACTATTGCATTTAAACTTGCTTCTATTCTTTCTTCAAGCACTTATGTTCAGGGAAATAACCACATTGGTAAATCTGAATCTGATATAGAAAAACTTATTGAATATGCTTCTAAAGGAAGTGATAGAGATGGTGGAGATAGAAGAAGAAATAATTCTAGAGGAAGAAGCCGAAATGGTGGTGGTAATTCTAGATTTAGAGATGGTGATAGAAATAGAGAAAATAGAGATAGAAATAGAAGTGATAGAGGAGATAGAAGTGGCGATAGAAGAAGAACTTCTTCTTCATCTAAACCAAGAAGTGAAAATTCAAGCAATAGAGCAAGAAAAAAAGATTAATACAAATAATAAGAAGTCAAAATATCATTTGACTTCTTTTCTTCAAATATAAATTCAAAATACTCAAAATAAACATTCAAAAAATAACTTTTTCTCTCATTAATATTTTAAAAATGCCTTTTTAAGGAATTCCTAATATTGTAATAAGAGTAAATCAATTATAATAAAATATAGTTCGATTACAAAAAGATTACAATAAGGACTCTTATGGATATTAAAACCCTCAACACCTTAGATAAGGCAACCCAAGACACAATGCCAAGTTTTGCAAAGTTCAGTTTGTCTTTGCTTTTTATTTTAATGGTATTTTTATGGACATATACTTCTCATGGTACAATTCCAGATAATGCATTTTTAATTGTTGGTGCTGTTTTTGGTGCTTATATGGCGATTAATATTGGAGCAAATGACGTTGCAAATAATGTAGGACCTGCAGTTGGTGCAAGAGCTTTAACTCTTACAGGTGCTGTTGTAGTTGCAGCTATTTTTGAAGCTGCTGGAGCCATAATTGCTGGTGGTGATGTTGTTAATACAATTAAAAGTGGAATTATAGATCCTACTTTAATCACAGATCCTCATGTATTTATTTGGGCAATGACAGCTGGTCTTTTAGCAGGTGCTGTTTGGCTTAATTTTGCTACTTCAATTGGAGCTCCTGTTTCAACAACTCATGCTATTGTTGGTGGTGTAATGGGTGCTGGTATTGCTGGTGTTGGTTTTTCTATTGTAAATTGGAGTAGTGTTGGAAGTATTGTTGCTTCTTGGATTATTTCACCTTTATTTGGTGGAATTATTGCTGCAGGATTTTTGTTTTTTATTAAAACGAAGATTATTTTTTGTGAAGACAAAATTGCTGCTGCAAACAAATTTGTTCCAATTTTAATTGCAGTTATGACATGGGCATTTTCAACTTATTTGATGTTAAAAGGTTTAAGACAAGTTGTTCATATTAGTTTTATTTCTGCTTCTATCCTTAGTTTAATTTTTGCTGTAATCGTATATTTTGTTCTAAAACCTATAATTTTTGCAAAATCACTAAATTTGAAAAACGATAGAACAAGCGTAAATAGTTTATTTACCATACCTTTGATTTTTGGTGCTGCGCTTTTATCATTTGCTCATGGTGCAAATGATGTTTCAAATGCTATTGGACCACTTGCTGCTATTAATGATGCAGTTTTAACTTTAGCAGAAGGTTCTTTTCCTCATGCAAGTGTAGGTGTTCCATTTTGGATTATGGCTGTTGGTGCAAGCGGTATTGTAATAGGACTTATTTTATATGGACCAAGGCTTATAAGAACAGTTGGTTCTGAAATTACTGAACTTGATCAAGTAAGAGCTTTTTCTATAGCAATGGCTACAGCAATTACAGTTATCGTTGCAAGTCAATTAGGGTTACCAGTTTCTTCTACACATATTGCAATTGGTGGAGTTTTTGGAGTTGGTTTTTTAAGAGAAATAATGGATTCAAGTGAAAAAAAATATATTCAAGATGCAAGAGAAAAATTTAGAAAGCATAAGAAAAAACTTGAAAATATGCAAATTGAATTGAAAAAATTTGAGTTGATTAAAGACAAATCAAAATCAGATTATATTAAAATTGTTGATCTATTTAAAAAAATAGATG
Protein-coding regions in this window:
- a CDS encoding inorganic phosphate transporter, whose translation is MDIKTLNTLDKATQDTMPSFAKFSLSLLFILMVFLWTYTSHGTIPDNAFLIVGAVFGAYMAINIGANDVANNVGPAVGARALTLTGAVVVAAIFEAAGAIIAGGDVVNTIKSGIIDPTLITDPHVFIWAMTAGLLAGAVWLNFATSIGAPVSTTHAIVGGVMGAGIAGVGFSIVNWSSVGSIVASWIISPLFGGIIAAGFLFFIKTKIIFCEDKIAAANKFVPILIAVMTWAFSTYLMLKGLRQVVHISFISASILSLIFAVIVYFVLKPIIFAKSLNLKNDRTSVNSLFTIPLIFGAALLSFAHGANDVSNAIGPLAAINDAVLTLAEGSFPHASVGVPFWIMAVGASGIVIGLILYGPRLIRTVGSEITELDQVRAFSIAMATAITVIVASQLGLPVSSTHIAIGGVFGVGFLREIMDSSEKKYIQDAREKFRKHKKKLENMQIELKKFELIKDKSKSDYIKIVDLFKKIDEVEAIVEQERKDFKEAKGVKYVKRDAVKKIIAAWVITVPASALLAAGIFYMIKGIVIV
- a CDS encoding DEAD/DEAH box helicase; this encodes MTFNDFNFKELLQKAIDEAGFKEPSPIQEQAIPYILDGRDIVGQAHTGTGKTAAFGLPILNKIKAKSGVEAVVIVPTRELAMQVSDELYRFGKFLGINTATVYGGQAYARQIKLIENSSVIVATPGRFLDLLRGDKISIKPKFVILDEADEMLDMGFLDDIKEIFTFLPENRQTLLFSATMPTAIKNLAKTILKEPEFVTLTKSDVTNSKITQTFYVVDEKERDDALIRLFDFKNPKKSIIFCRTKKDVDRLSTFLVSQGFMAKALHGDMEQKQREEAIRAFKSSKLEILIATDVAARGLDVNDVTHVFNYHLPFDSESYVHRIGRTGRAGKEGMAISIVTPHEFRMLQKIEKSIGTKLESKVVPNIGLVKKKKFAELKQQVLEQEIKDYALELVEELKEEFDVSTIAFKLASILSSSTYVQGNNHIGKSESDIEKLIEYASKGSDRDGGDRRRNNSRGRSRNGGGNSRFRDGDRNRENRDRNRSDRGDRSGDRRRTSSSSKPRSENSSNRARKKD